Proteins encoded within one genomic window of Acidimicrobiales bacterium:
- a CDS encoding nuclear transport factor 2 family protein, whose amino-acid sequence MAHDEGEVRAAVERYIAVRDEICAGQGTWADLAQFFTDDAVFVDPAWGRVEGIDELRRTVFGDAMVGLESWSFPTDFYAVDGDRVLVKWRQVLPGQRSDGRPYQQSGCSTLVYAGDGRFSYEEDLLNMVHVFEDVKDSGFRFPPEMGRPPERPNRDFGRP is encoded by the coding sequence GTGGCACACGACGAAGGGGAGGTGCGGGCGGCGGTCGAGCGGTACATCGCCGTACGCGACGAGATCTGCGCCGGGCAGGGGACGTGGGCGGACCTGGCCCAGTTCTTCACCGACGACGCGGTCTTCGTCGACCCGGCGTGGGGACGGGTCGAGGGGATCGACGAGCTACGCCGCACCGTGTTCGGCGACGCCATGGTGGGGCTGGAGTCGTGGTCGTTCCCGACCGACTTCTACGCGGTCGACGGCGACCGAGTGCTGGTGAAGTGGCGGCAGGTCCTGCCGGGGCAGCGGTCCGACGGCCGGCCCTACCAGCAGTCGGGCTGCTCCACGCTGGTCTACGCCGGCGACGGCAGGTTCTCCTACGAGGAGGACCTGCTCAACATGGTCCACGTCTTCGAGGACGTGAAGGACAGCGGCTTCCGCTTCCCGCCGGAGATGGGCCGCCCGCCCGAGCGCCCGAACCGCGACTTCGGCCGTCCCTGA
- a CDS encoding ABC transporter ATP-binding protein produces MSESPVLELRDVTAGYGPFRALFGVSLTIGRGEALALVGPNGAGKTTVARVASGLVVPTAGTVVVDGADVTGSRPYEVARAGVAHAAEGRSIFATLSVEENLTLSFRRARGRHGVRSGLDRAFELFPALGLRRRQAAGTLSGGEQRMLSMARVLVEEPKVLVADELSLGLAPLVVEQLYQSLRQLRSSGTSLLVVEQHVGHALRLCDRVAVLDHGSVAWAGASADATEHVRSHLSDAAVPR; encoded by the coding sequence ATGAGCGAGTCGCCGGTCCTCGAGCTGCGCGACGTCACCGCCGGCTACGGGCCGTTCCGGGCGTTGTTCGGGGTGTCGCTGACGATCGGGCGCGGCGAGGCCCTGGCGCTCGTCGGGCCGAACGGCGCCGGGAAGACGACCGTCGCCCGGGTGGCGTCCGGGCTCGTCGTACCGACCGCGGGCACCGTGGTGGTCGACGGCGCCGACGTCACCGGCTCACGCCCGTACGAGGTCGCCCGGGCCGGGGTCGCCCACGCCGCCGAGGGCCGCTCGATCTTCGCCACGCTCAGCGTGGAGGAGAACCTCACGCTCTCGTTCCGGCGCGCCCGGGGCCGGCACGGGGTCCGCAGTGGCCTGGACCGCGCCTTCGAGCTGTTCCCCGCCCTGGGCCTGCGGCGTCGGCAGGCCGCCGGCACCCTGTCCGGTGGCGAGCAGCGCATGCTGTCGATGGCCCGGGTGCTGGTGGAGGAGCCCAAGGTGCTGGTCGCCGACGAGCTGTCGCTGGGCCTGGCGCCGCTCGTCGTCGAGCAGCTGTACCAGTCGCTGCGGCAGCTCCGTAGCAGCGGCACCTCGCTGCTGGTCGTCGAGCAGCACGTGGGCCACGCCCTCCGGCTGTGCGACCGCGTCGCCGTGCTCGACCACGGGTCGGTGGCCTGGGCCGGCGCCAGTGCCGACGCGACCGAGCACGTCAGGTCGCACCTGTCCGACGCCGCCGTGCCGCGCTGA
- a CDS encoding SDR family oxidoreductase codes for MRTVVLGASSGLGRCIGIGLAQRGAHVALLARRRGRLDDAAKEAGPDTLVVECDVTDAASCQAAIAAAADGLGGIDALVYAPGIGPLARLVDTDAETWQRLFATNVTGAALTTAAALPHLTESAGTAVYLSSVSASLTPPWPGLGAYAVSKAALDKLVEAWRAEHPDVGFTRLVVGDCTGGEGDAMTGFAQGWDGELASELAPIWFERKYLAGSLIDVDHLVAVVDAVLRGGATLSMPSVTVAPRASATP; via the coding sequence GTGCGAACCGTAGTTCTGGGCGCCTCGAGCGGGCTCGGGCGCTGCATCGGGATCGGCCTCGCCCAACGGGGCGCCCATGTCGCGCTGCTGGCCCGACGACGAGGGCGGCTCGACGACGCCGCCAAGGAGGCGGGACCCGACACGCTCGTGGTCGAGTGCGACGTGACCGACGCCGCGTCCTGCCAGGCGGCGATCGCCGCGGCAGCCGACGGGCTCGGCGGGATCGACGCGCTCGTCTACGCACCGGGGATCGGTCCCCTGGCCCGCCTCGTCGACACCGACGCCGAGACCTGGCAGCGACTCTTCGCCACCAACGTCACCGGCGCGGCCCTGACGACCGCCGCCGCGCTCCCCCACCTCACCGAGTCGGCGGGTACGGCCGTCTACCTGTCGTCGGTCAGCGCGTCGCTCACACCGCCCTGGCCCGGGCTGGGCGCCTACGCGGTCAGCAAGGCGGCGCTCGACAAGCTGGTCGAGGCCTGGCGGGCGGAGCACCCGGACGTCGGCTTCACCCGACTCGTCGTCGGCGACTGCACCGGCGGCGAGGGCGACGCCATGACGGGCTTCGCCCAGGGGTGGGACGGCGAGCTGGCCTCGGAGCTGGCCCCGATCTGGTTCGAACGCAAGTACCTCGCCGGGTCGCTGATCGACGTCGATCACCTCGTCGCCGTGGTCGACGCCGTGCTGCGCGGCGGCGCCACCCTGTCGATGCCGTCGGTCACCGTCGCACCCCGCGCCAGCGCCACGCCCTGA
- a CDS encoding SDR family oxidoreductase, with product MLVEGEDAGRVTSENMTQSSDGSPESALLGLTGRVAVVTGGGAGIGQGIALGLARCGADVVVADIDGDRAAVTARQVEAAGRGSLAVVTDVLDTAQVGAMVDAAVERFGRLDVLVNNAGGVRQAPFLGQSERSWRRHIDMNLVSVLAGVSAAAPVMIEQGRGGAILSVVSIEAFRAAPHYAVYAACKAGVVSFTRTMALELAEHGIRVNALAPDLVDTPGIHGVPPGPVPDPLPPRPPEVEAAIGTYIPLGRPGAPDDCAGPAVFLCSDLGRYVTGVTLSVDGGTWASSGWTRGPDAGTWRLFPS from the coding sequence ATGTTAGTCGAGGGCGAGGATGCGGGCCGCGTCACCTCAGAGAACATGACGCAGTCGTCAGATGGTTCGCCGGAGTCGGCGCTCCTCGGCCTCACGGGGCGGGTCGCTGTCGTCACGGGCGGCGGCGCCGGCATCGGCCAGGGCATCGCCCTCGGGCTCGCCCGTTGCGGCGCCGACGTGGTGGTCGCCGACATCGATGGGGATCGGGCCGCGGTGACCGCCCGGCAGGTGGAGGCCGCCGGTCGTGGGAGCTTGGCAGTGGTCACCGACGTCCTCGACACGGCGCAGGTCGGAGCGATGGTCGACGCCGCGGTCGAGCGCTTCGGTCGCCTCGACGTCCTCGTGAACAACGCGGGCGGCGTGCGGCAGGCCCCGTTCCTGGGGCAGTCCGAGCGCAGCTGGCGGCGGCACATCGACATGAACCTGGTGAGCGTCCTCGCGGGTGTCTCGGCCGCCGCCCCGGTGATGATCGAGCAGGGGCGGGGTGGGGCGATCCTCAGCGTCGTGAGCATCGAGGCCTTCCGGGCCGCCCCGCACTACGCGGTGTACGCGGCGTGCAAGGCCGGGGTCGTCAGCTTCACGCGCACGATGGCGTTGGAGCTCGCCGAGCACGGCATCCGGGTCAACGCCCTCGCCCCGGACCTGGTCGACACGCCGGGCATCCACGGCGTCCCGCCCGGCCCCGTGCCCGACCCGCTGCCGCCCCGCCCGCCGGAGGTCGAGGCCGCGATCGGCACCTACATCCCGCTCGGCCGTCCGGGCGCGCCCGACGACTGCGCCGGCCCGGCGGTGTTCCTCTGCTCCGACCTCGGCCGCTACGTCACCGGCGTGACGCTGTCGGTCGACGGCGGGACGTGGGCGTCGAGCGGCTGGACCCGCGGCCCGGACGCCGGCACCTGGCGGCTCTTCCCCTCCTGA
- a CDS encoding TetR/AcrR family transcriptional regulator: MPPHLPDGEPGSVVRRPPFSGNPQVGARGQRTQQRILDAALRVFGEEGYHQCDIDRITKVAGSSRATFYQYFAGKEDVFRHLAGQVARQLSASIEALGPVTADAGGWAATRAWITRYTDIYERYEPVFQTFQAAAESDEAVVAGSVRTGERHVASLRSRLATTTLPPRQLDPVIMLLLECLPRTLDDAAILRSAAPDAYPKERVEGALTDVVHRTLFGLEAGVNVHSPTDAAPPTLEFGPAMQEALRRSEATPELNAAGRRTFKALTQAGRDVFVTRGYHRTRVDDIVRVAGMSHGAFYRYFQSKDEFAHLLAVRAIRMVSTALTDIPAVGASDGSTGTAALRRWLRRYNAAHATEAAMIRVWVDVALQDPTMRADSAAAIDWGRRRMVRFLQPRDFGDVDMEAVVMVALLGAFGARERSAATIEAAAHIVERGFQGR; the protein is encoded by the coding sequence ATGCCCCCGCACCTCCCCGATGGCGAGCCGGGGTCGGTCGTCCGCCGACCGCCCTTCTCCGGCAACCCCCAGGTCGGCGCCCGTGGGCAACGGACGCAGCAGCGGATCCTCGACGCGGCCCTGCGGGTCTTCGGCGAGGAGGGCTACCACCAGTGTGACATCGACCGGATCACCAAGGTCGCCGGGAGCTCGCGGGCCACCTTCTACCAGTACTTCGCCGGCAAGGAGGACGTGTTCCGCCACCTGGCCGGCCAGGTCGCCCGCCAGCTGAGCGCGTCGATCGAAGCCCTCGGCCCGGTCACCGCCGACGCCGGCGGGTGGGCGGCGACCCGGGCCTGGATCACCCGCTACACCGACATCTACGAGCGCTACGAGCCGGTCTTCCAGACCTTCCAGGCGGCCGCCGAGAGCGACGAGGCCGTCGTCGCCGGGTCGGTGCGGACCGGCGAGCGGCACGTGGCGAGCCTCCGGTCCCGACTGGCGACCACGACGCTGCCACCCCGCCAGCTCGACCCGGTGATCATGCTCCTGCTGGAGTGCCTGCCCCGCACCCTCGACGACGCCGCCATCCTCCGCTCCGCGGCGCCGGACGCCTACCCAAAGGAGCGCGTCGAGGGCGCCCTGACCGACGTCGTGCACCGCACGCTGTTCGGCCTCGAGGCCGGCGTGAACGTGCACTCGCCCACCGACGCGGCGCCGCCGACGCTGGAGTTCGGCCCGGCAATGCAGGAGGCCCTGCGGCGCAGCGAGGCGACACCCGAGCTCAACGCCGCCGGTCGGCGCACGTTCAAGGCCCTGACGCAGGCGGGCCGGGACGTGTTCGTGACCCGGGGCTACCACCGCACGCGGGTCGACGACATCGTCCGTGTCGCGGGGATGTCGCACGGGGCGTTCTACCGGTACTTCCAGAGCAAGGACGAGTTCGCCCACCTCCTGGCCGTGCGGGCGATCCGGATGGTCTCCACCGCGCTGACCGACATCCCGGCCGTGGGGGCCAGCGACGGCTCGACCGGCACCGCGGCCCTGCGACGGTGGCTGCGGCGCTACAACGCCGCGCACGCCACCGAGGCCGCGATGATCCGCGTCTGGGTCGACGTCGCGCTGCAGGACCCCACCATGCGGGCCGACTCCGCCGCCGCGATCGACTGGGGACGGCGGCGGATGGTGCGCTTCCTGCAGCCCCGGGACTTCGGCGACGTCGACATGGAGGCCGTCGTGATGGTGGCGTTGCTCGGCGCGTTCGGCGCCCGCGAGCGGTCCGCCGCCACGATCGAAGCGGCGGCCCACATCGTCGAGCGCGGCTTCCAGGGGCGCTGA
- a CDS encoding TetR family transcriptional regulator: MTEGLRERKKAETRRAMTSAALRLAEALGPDGVTVEAIADAAGVSPRTFFNYFSSKDDAIVGTTPVHSSELLLGLTTRPEGEAPLDALRAAAQDAAGRFVLGSEDWLRRRNLFQHHPNLAARQAAGFAEVERGLVEEIARRTGLDPDIDTYPALVVAASLGAIRSAIAVWRERDRPAPLAELIDEGFDHLRQGLTGPPTPDPAATVPAIV; this comes from the coding sequence ATGACCGAGGGGCTCCGAGAGCGCAAGAAGGCCGAGACGCGACGGGCGATGACGTCGGCCGCCCTGCGTCTGGCCGAGGCGCTGGGGCCCGACGGGGTGACCGTCGAGGCGATCGCCGATGCCGCCGGCGTGTCGCCCCGCACGTTCTTCAACTACTTCTCCTCCAAGGACGACGCCATCGTCGGCACGACGCCGGTGCACTCGTCCGAGCTGCTCCTCGGCCTCACGACGCGGCCCGAGGGCGAGGCGCCGCTCGACGCGCTGCGGGCCGCGGCGCAGGACGCCGCCGGCCGGTTCGTGCTCGGGTCCGAGGACTGGTTGCGGCGCCGCAACCTGTTCCAGCACCACCCGAACCTCGCGGCCCGCCAGGCCGCCGGGTTCGCCGAGGTCGAGCGGGGCCTGGTCGAGGAGATCGCCCGCCGCACGGGCCTCGACCCCGACATCGACACCTATCCCGCCCTGGTGGTCGCCGCGTCCCTGGGGGCGATCCGCTCCGCGATCGCCGTCTGGCGGGAGCGCGACCGGCCCGCGCCCCTCGCCGAGCTGATCGACGAGGGTTTCGACCACCTGCGCCAGGGCCTCACCGGCCCGCCGACCCCCGACCCGGCCGCCACCGTCCCTGCGATCGTCTGA
- a CDS encoding LLM class flavin-dependent oxidoreductase: MEVGIYVPQVAFSFPEMRHRAERCEELGIRSLWLYDHLYGPGLPKLPSLEAWTLATALLACTRTLRVGHLVLCNQFRHPALLAKMAATLDVISDGRLELGIGSGSYEPEHAEAGLPWGTAAERSERLAETLEILTRAFAGDVVDFEGAHYTVRGLPTLPRPAQQPRPPIIVGGSGERRTLPLVACYADVWNVPTYALGELEHKIAVLRDECERIGRDPASIRFSVEAVLALAPDDASLPAVREVAERRFGDPGFGLRDGGLVGTAPAVVERLLELRDLGFDQVVLFTHDRGADATLELLAAEVLPHL; encoded by the coding sequence ATGGAGGTCGGCATCTACGTACCGCAGGTGGCGTTCTCCTTCCCGGAGATGCGGCACCGGGCGGAGCGCTGCGAGGAGCTCGGCATCCGGTCGCTGTGGCTGTACGACCACCTCTACGGTCCCGGCCTGCCGAAGCTCCCGTCGCTGGAGGCGTGGACCCTGGCCACGGCCCTGCTCGCCTGCACCCGCACGCTGCGGGTCGGCCACCTCGTGCTGTGCAACCAGTTCCGGCACCCGGCGCTGCTCGCCAAGATGGCCGCCACGCTCGACGTCATCTCCGACGGCCGCCTCGAGCTGGGCATCGGCAGCGGTTCGTACGAGCCGGAGCACGCCGAGGCCGGGCTGCCGTGGGGCACCGCCGCCGAGCGCTCCGAGCGGCTGGCCGAGACCCTGGAGATCCTGACCCGGGCGTTCGCCGGCGACGTCGTCGACTTCGAGGGCGCCCACTACACGGTCCGGGGCCTGCCGACGCTGCCCCGACCGGCGCAGCAGCCCCGCCCGCCGATCATCGTGGGCGGCTCCGGGGAGCGCCGGACGCTGCCGCTCGTCGCCTGCTACGCCGACGTGTGGAACGTCCCGACCTACGCCCTCGGCGAGCTCGAGCACAAGATCGCCGTGCTGCGGGACGAGTGCGAGCGGATCGGCCGCGATCCGGCGTCGATCCGGTTCTCGGTGGAGGCGGTGCTGGCGCTGGCGCCCGACGACGCGTCGCTGCCGGCGGTGCGCGAGGTGGCGGAGCGTCGCTTCGGCGATCCCGGGTTCGGCCTGCGCGACGGCGGCCTGGTCGGCACGGCTCCGGCGGTCGTCGAGCGCCTCCTCGAACTGCGCGACCTCGGCTTCGACCAGGTAGTCCTCTTCACCCACGACCGCGGCGCCGACGCGACGCTGGAGCTGCTGGCGGCCGAGGTCCTCCCCCACCTCTGA
- a CDS encoding MDR family MFS transporter: protein MNSTAAATVDAPVAPRLSHRQILICFIGLMLGMLLAAIDQTIVATALPTIVGDLGGLDHLAWVVTAYLLTETVSTPLWGKLGDLYGRKRLFQGAIVVFLAGSVLAGLASSMGQLIVFRGIQGAGAGGLIVLAQAIIADIVSPRERGRYMGLFGAVFGAASVVGPLTGGFLTDHLSWRWVFYVNVPLAIIALVVTSVVLPSSPRRPQVRVDWLGIALLAAAISCFVLLTTWGGTEYEWGSPVIAALGAASLTLGALFLVVERRAVEPALPLRLFRVRTFNVAGAVSLLIGVAMYGSITYLPTLLQVANGASASDSGLLLVPLMLGLLGASTLSGQIISRTGRYRIFPIMGTAVAAVGLFLLSTLDTASTRWESGSYMVLLGIGLGFTMQVMVLATQNVTPAKDLGVATATITFFRTVGGSIGVALFGALFASRLGDLLGNAAKGLTPAQIAALPAGERAQVASGFADAITGVFAYGVPMLVIGFLLTLLLREIPLRTQSGQAQRANGNGNGDESAEGSADGSANDDRPPTVVDYAEATTGR, encoded by the coding sequence ATGAACTCGACCGCCGCCGCCACCGTCGACGCCCCCGTCGCGCCCCGACTGTCGCACCGGCAGATCCTGATCTGCTTCATCGGCCTCATGCTCGGCATGCTGCTGGCCGCCATCGACCAGACCATCGTCGCCACGGCGCTGCCGACCATCGTCGGCGACCTCGGCGGGCTCGACCACCTGGCCTGGGTGGTGACGGCGTACCTGCTGACCGAGACGGTCTCGACGCCGCTGTGGGGCAAGCTCGGCGACCTCTACGGCCGCAAGCGGCTGTTCCAGGGCGCCATCGTCGTCTTCCTGGCCGGCAGCGTGCTCGCCGGCCTGGCCAGCAGCATGGGCCAGCTCATCGTCTTCCGGGGCATCCAGGGCGCCGGTGCGGGTGGGCTCATCGTGCTGGCCCAGGCGATCATCGCCGACATCGTGAGCCCCCGGGAGCGGGGCCGGTACATGGGCCTGTTCGGGGCGGTCTTCGGGGCGGCGAGCGTCGTCGGGCCGCTGACCGGCGGCTTCCTGACCGACCACCTGTCGTGGCGCTGGGTGTTCTACGTGAACGTCCCGCTGGCCATCATCGCCCTGGTCGTCACCAGCGTCGTCCTGCCGTCGTCCCCCCGTCGCCCCCAGGTGCGGGTCGACTGGCTCGGCATCGCGCTCCTCGCCGCCGCCATCTCGTGCTTCGTCCTGCTCACGACCTGGGGCGGCACCGAGTACGAGTGGGGCTCGCCCGTCATCGCTGCACTGGGTGCCGCCAGCCTCACCCTCGGGGCGCTGTTCCTGGTCGTCGAGCGCCGGGCCGTCGAGCCCGCTCTGCCCCTGCGGCTGTTCCGGGTGCGGACCTTCAACGTCGCCGGGGCCGTCAGCCTCCTCATCGGCGTGGCGATGTACGGCTCGATCACCTACCTGCCCACCCTGCTGCAGGTGGCCAACGGCGCCTCGGCCAGCGACTCGGGGCTGCTGCTGGTACCCCTGATGCTGGGGCTGCTCGGGGCGTCGACGCTGTCGGGCCAGATCATCAGCCGCACGGGCCGGTACCGCATCTTCCCGATCATGGGGACGGCGGTGGCCGCGGTCGGCCTGTTCCTGCTGTCGACCCTCGACACCGCGTCGACCCGGTGGGAGTCCGGCAGCTACATGGTGCTGCTGGGCATCGGCCTCGGCTTCACGATGCAGGTCATGGTGCTCGCCACCCAGAACGTGACGCCGGCGAAGGACCTCGGGGTCGCCACCGCGACCATCACCTTCTTCCGGACCGTCGGCGGCTCGATCGGCGTCGCCCTGTTCGGCGCCCTGTTCGCCAGCCGCCTGGGCGACCTGCTGGGCAACGCGGCCAAGGGCCTGACGCCGGCGCAGATCGCCGCGCTCCCCGCCGGCGAGCGGGCGCAGGTGGCGAGCGGCTTCGCCGACGCCATCACCGGCGTGTTCGCCTACGGCGTCCCGATGCTCGTCATCGGCTTCCTGCTGACCCTGCTGCTGCGGGAGATCCCGTTGCGCACCCAGTCCGGCCAGGCCCAGCGCGCCAACGGGAACGGCAACGGGGACGAGTCGGCCGAGGGGTCCGCGGACGGGTCGGCGAACGACGACCGCCCACCGACTGTGGTGGACTACGCCGAGGCGACGACCGGACGGTGA